From the genome of Rhizobium sp. NXC24, one region includes:
- a CDS encoding response regulator, whose protein sequence is MNVLIVEDEGLVALQLKKIAADAGFSVLGPASGVEQALAYARRADIALVDVGLSEGKSGPQLARRLIDRFHTTVIFVTGIPEAIRQGFGGAFAIIPKPFSDKQVADALGRARDMRMRGENQITPHGA, encoded by the coding sequence ATGAACGTGTTGATTGTCGAAGACGAGGGACTCGTCGCCCTCCAACTTAAGAAAATAGCGGCCGATGCCGGGTTTTCGGTTCTCGGCCCGGCATCCGGCGTTGAGCAGGCGTTGGCCTATGCCAGACGCGCCGATATTGCCTTGGTCGATGTCGGCCTTTCGGAGGGAAAAAGCGGCCCCCAGCTCGCCCGCCGACTGATCGATCGCTTTCATACAACGGTTATTTTCGTAACCGGAATACCCGAGGCGATCCGGCAGGGATTCGGCGGCGCCTTTGCGATTATTCCAAAGCCGTTCAGCGATAAGCAAGTTGCCGACGCCCTGGGTCGTGCCCGCGACATGCGGATGAGGGGAGAAAATCAAATCACGCCTCACGGGGCATGA